From one Mycolicibacterium sp. HK-90 genomic stretch:
- a CDS encoding AAA family ATPase, whose amino-acid sequence MTEATLLRPHAEQLFAAELAALRSADEKPVPPNWSMSPHAVVRYLLGGETVDGVEITPKYIGPRRIIEVAVATLATDRALLLLGVPGTAKTWVSEHLAAAVTGDSTLLVQGTAGTVEEAVRYGWNYARLIAEGPSEQALVPSPIMTAMRDGKIARLEELTRIPSEVQDALITVLSEKTLPIPELGAEVQATQGFNVIATANDRDRGVNDLSSALRRRFNTVVLPLPASLDDEVEIVTRRVADISGSLQLPEVPTSADEIRRVVTVFRELRSGLTADGRNKLKQPSGTLSTAEAISVVTQGIAMSAHFGDGVLRPADTAAGIVGAVVKDPVNDAVVWLEYLEAVVRERDGWADFYRASRDVLNP is encoded by the coding sequence ATGACTGAAGCAACGCTCCTGCGTCCGCACGCCGAGCAGCTGTTCGCCGCCGAACTCGCCGCCCTGCGGTCCGCCGACGAGAAGCCCGTGCCGCCGAACTGGTCGATGTCGCCGCATGCAGTGGTGCGCTACCTGCTGGGCGGGGAAACCGTTGACGGAGTCGAGATCACCCCGAAGTACATCGGCCCGCGACGGATCATCGAGGTGGCCGTGGCGACGCTGGCCACTGACCGGGCACTGCTGCTGCTCGGCGTGCCCGGCACCGCCAAGACCTGGGTGTCGGAGCATCTGGCCGCGGCCGTGACCGGGGATTCGACGCTGTTGGTCCAGGGCACGGCGGGCACCGTGGAGGAGGCCGTGCGGTACGGCTGGAACTATGCCCGGCTGATCGCCGAAGGGCCGTCCGAGCAGGCCCTCGTCCCGTCACCGATCATGACCGCGATGCGGGACGGCAAGATCGCCCGCCTCGAAGAGCTGACCCGTATCCCGTCGGAGGTCCAGGATGCGCTGATCACGGTGTTGTCCGAAAAGACCCTGCCCATCCCCGAACTCGGTGCCGAGGTACAGGCCACACAGGGCTTCAACGTGATCGCGACGGCCAACGACCGCGACCGCGGCGTCAACGACCTGTCCTCGGCGCTGCGCCGGCGGTTCAACACCGTGGTGCTTCCCCTGCCTGCGAGCCTCGATGACGAGGTGGAGATCGTGACGCGCCGGGTTGCCGACATCAGCGGATCGCTACAACTGCCCGAGGTACCGACCTCGGCCGACGAGATCCGCCGCGTCGTCACGGTGTTCCGCGAACTGCGCTCCGGCCTGACCGCCGACGGCCGCAACAAGCTCAAGCAGCCGTCCGGCACCTTGTCCACCGCCGAGGCGATCTCCGTCGTCACACAGGGCATAGCGATGTCGGCACACTTCGGCGACGGTGTGCTGCGGCCGGCCGACACCGCGGCGGGCATCGTCGGCGCGGTCGTGAAGGATCCGGTCAACGACGCGGTGGTGTGGCTGGAATACCTCGAGGCAGTGGTGCGGGAACGTGACGGCTGGGCCGACTTCTACCGGGCATCGCGGGACGTGCTGAACCCGTGA
- a CDS encoding HAMP domain-containing sensor histidine kinase — MTAVWDRLPRPLDPFASFKVKTGLLVGGAILLASFTFWIGASWQFRYALLAALATSLVLTQFLAHGMTSPLRQMTAAARTMARGDYSLRVRATSRDEIGQLATAFNQMATDLEAADEYRRGLIGNVSHELRTPITALQAVLENVVDGVVEPDAETMRMALSQTERLGELVTNLLDLSRIEGGAIPLQISRFDVDEFLHEAVAHVSVSAGDVAVDIRVSPPGLKAVADPARLRQVVVNLVDNAIRHSRAAGRVMVLAAGEPSGLRIEVADEGPGIAAAERERVFERFTRGATSDGGTGLGLAIARWAVELHSGSIEVMDVGMGCRIRVRIPAQGEEQA; from the coding sequence CTGACCGCGGTGTGGGACCGGCTGCCCCGGCCGTTGGATCCGTTCGCGTCCTTCAAGGTCAAGACGGGCCTGTTGGTGGGCGGGGCGATCCTGCTGGCGTCGTTCACGTTCTGGATCGGTGCCAGCTGGCAGTTCCGCTATGCGCTGCTGGCCGCGCTCGCCACGTCGTTGGTCCTGACGCAGTTCCTGGCGCACGGCATGACCTCACCGCTGCGGCAGATGACGGCGGCAGCACGGACGATGGCCCGCGGTGACTACAGCCTCCGGGTACGTGCCACTTCCCGCGATGAGATCGGCCAACTGGCAACGGCATTCAACCAGATGGCGACTGATCTCGAAGCCGCCGACGAATATCGGCGCGGGCTGATCGGCAATGTGTCCCACGAGCTGCGGACTCCCATCACCGCACTGCAAGCGGTGCTGGAAAACGTGGTCGACGGTGTGGTCGAGCCTGACGCCGAGACCATGAGGATGGCGCTGTCGCAGACCGAACGCCTCGGCGAGCTGGTGACCAACCTGCTCGATTTGTCCCGAATCGAGGGCGGAGCTATTCCGCTGCAGATCAGCCGGTTCGACGTCGACGAGTTCTTGCACGAGGCCGTCGCGCACGTCTCCGTGTCGGCGGGTGACGTGGCAGTGGACATCAGAGTGTCCCCGCCGGGTCTGAAAGCCGTCGCCGATCCGGCGCGGCTGCGCCAGGTCGTGGTCAACCTGGTGGACAACGCGATTCGGCACAGTCGGGCGGCCGGTCGGGTGATGGTGCTGGCGGCGGGTGAGCCTTCGGGCCTGCGAATCGAGGTCGCGGACGAGGGGCCGGGCATCGCTGCCGCCGAGCGGGAACGCGTTTTCGAGCGGTTCACCCGCGGGGCGACCTCTGACGGCGGAACGGGTCTGGGCTTGGCCATCGCCCGGTGGGCGGTCGAATTACACAGCGGTTCAATCGAAGTGATGGATGTCGGGATGGGCTGCCGGATCAGGGTCCGTATTCCGGCGCAAGGGGAGGAGCAGGCATGA
- the fadA6 gene encoding steroid 3-ketoacyl-CoA thiolase FadA6, whose translation MPEAYIVDAVRTPVGKKNGSLAQVHPIDLGVHAFRAIFDRNDVDPGAVDDVIVGCVDAIGGQAGNIGRLTWLAAGYPEAVPGVTVDRQCGSSQQAISFGAQAIMSGTADLILAGGMQNMSWIPISSAMVVGKEFGFTSPTNESKSWLHRYGDQEISQFRGSELIAEKWDISREEMEEFAYNSHQRAFAAIRNGHFDNEIVPVGDFGVDEGPRESTLEKLASLKPLVEGGRLTAALASQISDGAAAVLLASEEAVNKYNLKPRARIHHISARGDDPVMMLTGPIPATQYALEKTGLTIDDIDTVEINEAFAPVVLAWLKETKADPAKVNPSGGAIALGHPLGATGAKLFATMLNTLERTGGRYGLQTMCEGGGTANVTIIERL comes from the coding sequence ATGCCTGAGGCATACATCGTCGACGCGGTGCGCACGCCGGTCGGAAAGAAGAACGGCTCGCTGGCGCAGGTGCATCCGATCGACCTCGGTGTCCATGCGTTCCGCGCCATCTTCGACCGCAACGACGTCGACCCGGGTGCGGTGGACGACGTCATCGTCGGCTGTGTCGACGCCATCGGTGGCCAGGCCGGCAATATCGGCCGGCTGACGTGGCTGGCCGCCGGATACCCCGAGGCCGTCCCGGGCGTGACCGTCGACCGACAGTGCGGTTCGAGCCAGCAGGCCATTTCCTTTGGCGCCCAGGCCATCATGTCCGGCACGGCCGACCTGATCCTGGCCGGCGGCATGCAGAACATGAGCTGGATCCCGATCTCCTCGGCCATGGTGGTCGGTAAGGAATTCGGATTCACCTCGCCCACAAACGAATCCAAGAGCTGGCTGCACCGCTACGGCGATCAGGAGATCTCCCAGTTTCGCGGTTCGGAACTGATCGCCGAGAAGTGGGACATCTCCCGCGAGGAGATGGAGGAGTTCGCCTACAACAGCCATCAGCGCGCGTTCGCCGCGATCCGCAACGGGCACTTCGACAACGAGATCGTCCCGGTCGGGGACTTCGGTGTCGACGAGGGCCCGCGTGAGTCGACGCTGGAGAAGCTCGCCTCGCTGAAGCCGCTCGTCGAGGGCGGTCGCTTGACGGCCGCGTTGGCCAGCCAAATCTCCGATGGTGCGGCGGCCGTGCTGCTGGCTTCCGAGGAAGCGGTCAACAAATACAACCTGAAGCCCCGGGCCCGGATCCACCACATCAGCGCCCGTGGCGATGATCCGGTGATGATGCTGACCGGCCCGATCCCGGCCACGCAGTACGCGCTGGAGAAGACCGGACTGACGATCGATGACATCGACACCGTCGAGATCAACGAGGCCTTCGCGCCGGTCGTGCTGGCCTGGCTCAAGGAGACCAAGGCCGATCCGGCGAAGGTCAACCCGAGCGGCGGCGCCATCGCCCTGGGCCACCCGCTCGGCGCCACCGGCGCCAAGCTGTTCGCCACCATGCTGAACACCCTGGAGCGCACCGGCGGCCGCTACGGTCTGCAGACCATGTGCGAGGGCGGCGGCACCGCGAACGTCACCATCATCGAGCGCCTCTGA
- the narI gene encoding respiratory nitrate reductase subunit gamma, translating to MSTLPLSTTLWMTLPYIAFTSFLLGHVWRYKADQFGWTTRSSQIYESRLLRLGSPLFHFGILGVLAGHVVGLLIPQSWTAAVGISEHVYHLMSVGMGSIAGLAVVAGVAILLYRRITVPEVRTATTLNDKLMYLLLVAALATGMLNTLTNVFSTYNYRETVSPWFRSLFTLHPSPELMAETPWSFQAHVLVVVALLGFWPYTRLVHMFSAPIGYLVRPFVIYRSRDPQRAGKNRYAKAWVTPQAPPPRNRWV from the coding sequence ATGAGCACGCTGCCGTTGAGTACCACCCTGTGGATGACCCTGCCGTACATCGCCTTCACCTCGTTCCTGCTCGGACACGTCTGGCGCTACAAGGCGGATCAGTTCGGTTGGACCACAAGGTCTTCGCAGATCTACGAGAGCAGGCTGCTGCGGCTGGGCAGCCCGCTGTTCCACTTCGGCATCCTCGGTGTGCTGGCCGGGCACGTCGTCGGATTGCTCATCCCGCAGTCGTGGACCGCAGCGGTCGGAATCTCCGAGCACGTCTACCACCTGATGTCGGTGGGCATGGGATCGATCGCCGGGCTGGCCGTCGTCGCCGGCGTGGCCATCCTGCTCTACCGCCGGATCACTGTTCCGGAAGTCCGCACCGCCACCACACTCAACGACAAACTGATGTATCTGCTGCTGGTCGCTGCGTTGGCGACGGGGATGCTGAACACCCTGACCAACGTGTTCTCCACCTACAACTACCGCGAGACCGTGTCGCCGTGGTTCCGCAGCCTGTTCACGTTGCACCCGTCGCCGGAGTTGATGGCCGAAACCCCATGGAGCTTCCAGGCGCATGTGCTGGTGGTGGTCGCCCTGCTCGGCTTCTGGCCGTACACGCGGTTGGTGCACATGTTCAGCGCGCCGATCGGGTATCTGGTGCGTCCCTTCGTGATCTACCGCAGTCGCGACCCGCAGCGTGCCGGCAAGAACCGTTACGCCAAGGCGTGGGTGACACCCCAGGCCCCACCGCCCCGCAACCGTTGGGTGTGA
- a CDS encoding SWIM zinc finger domain-containing protein codes for MNNGVDQNTAWSTDEVRQFAGKAFAAGQKLASTAGWSNTGATQTLLWGDFQGSGRTPYRVQVNLVGPTYKCSCPSRQFPCKHVVGLVLRWCGGDVDSAAEAPPSAVVAPSSPQAPREVSEKAIAARERSVNEGLEQLRRWIDDQIRNGIAGISADPYGGWSEPIAKRMVDAKAPGLARWLRSLPGHLTHDEWPRKIIEDLGLMRLLTDAYRTIDALPDETAAAVRRHIGFTVSRAEVLATDAVNDTWQVLGYAETLEDRYTTRRMWLSGTDTGYLVNVQSTAPSGASFDNRLVPGREFTGGVHLYPGGASSFRVAIPDGDVPTIPIQRLNVTGTGIDDALASRARALAVDPWLLRFPAIVTARAVQHDRPKRRHLVDADGNAVPAICDDDRWARLQAASGGRLQPVLVEITTDGVDPLSMLSDVPPSRLTGPAVTAL; via the coding sequence GTGAACAACGGGGTGGACCAGAACACAGCATGGTCCACCGACGAAGTGCGTCAGTTTGCCGGGAAGGCCTTCGCCGCAGGCCAGAAGCTGGCGAGCACGGCGGGTTGGTCCAACACCGGTGCCACCCAGACCTTGCTGTGGGGCGACTTCCAGGGCAGCGGGCGCACCCCGTACCGGGTGCAGGTCAATCTGGTAGGCCCGACGTACAAATGCTCGTGCCCGTCACGACAGTTTCCCTGCAAGCACGTCGTCGGCCTGGTGCTGCGCTGGTGCGGCGGCGATGTCGACAGCGCGGCAGAAGCCCCGCCGAGCGCCGTCGTCGCGCCGTCGTCCCCCCAGGCGCCGCGTGAGGTCAGCGAGAAGGCCATCGCGGCGCGGGAGCGCAGCGTCAACGAGGGCCTGGAGCAACTCCGGCGGTGGATCGACGATCAGATCCGCAACGGCATCGCCGGGATCAGCGCCGATCCGTACGGCGGGTGGAGCGAGCCGATCGCCAAACGCATGGTCGACGCCAAGGCACCCGGCCTGGCGCGCTGGTTGCGCAGCCTGCCCGGCCACCTCACGCACGACGAGTGGCCACGGAAGATCATCGAGGATCTCGGGTTGATGCGCCTGCTGACCGACGCGTACCGCACCATCGACGCGCTGCCCGACGAGACCGCCGCCGCCGTCCGGCGCCACATCGGGTTCACCGTGTCACGGGCCGAGGTGCTGGCCACCGATGCGGTGAACGACACCTGGCAAGTTCTCGGATACGCGGAGACACTGGAGGATCGGTACACCACCCGGCGGATGTGGTTGAGCGGCACCGACACCGGATATCTGGTCAACGTGCAGTCCACCGCGCCGAGCGGTGCCAGCTTCGACAACCGGCTCGTTCCGGGGCGCGAGTTCACCGGCGGTGTCCACCTGTACCCCGGCGGGGCGTCGAGCTTTCGCGTCGCCATCCCCGACGGGGATGTGCCGACCATCCCGATCCAACGTCTCAACGTGACCGGTACCGGTATCGACGATGCACTCGCGTCGCGCGCCCGAGCACTCGCCGTCGACCCGTGGCTGCTGCGGTTCCCGGCGATCGTCACCGCCCGCGCCGTGCAACATGACCGCCCCAAACGCCGCCATCTTGTCGACGCGGACGGCAATGCCGTACCGGCGATCTGTGACGACGACCGCTGGGCGCGGCTGCAGGCCGCAAGCGGCGGGCGCTTGCAACCCGTGCTGGTCGAGATCACCACTGACGGTGTGGATCCGTTGTCGATGTTGAGCGACGTGCCACCGTCGCGCCTGACCGGTCCGGCGGTGACGGCGCTGTGA
- a CDS encoding TetR/AcrR family transcriptional regulator, translated as MGDTPAQPASRRDELLDLAATMFAERGLKATTVRDIADSAGILSGSLYHHFKSKEQMVEEVLKDFLDWLFARYQQILDTETTPLGRLTGLFMASFEAIEHRHAQVVIYQDEAKRLSAIPQFGFVDERNREQRKMWIDILQQGITDGSFRQDIDVDLVYRFIRDTTWVSVRWYQPGGPLSAEEVGRQYLAIVLGGITAAR; from the coding sequence ATGGGGGACACACCCGCCCAGCCGGCGAGCAGACGCGACGAGCTTCTCGATCTTGCCGCAACGATGTTTGCCGAACGCGGCCTGAAGGCGACGACGGTCCGCGATATCGCCGACTCCGCAGGAATTCTGTCCGGCAGCCTCTACCACCACTTCAAGTCCAAAGAGCAGATGGTCGAAGAGGTGCTCAAGGACTTCCTGGACTGGCTTTTCGCCCGCTACCAGCAGATTCTCGACACCGAGACCACGCCGCTGGGCCGGCTCACCGGCCTGTTCATGGCCTCGTTCGAGGCGATCGAACACCGGCATGCCCAGGTGGTCATCTACCAGGACGAGGCCAAGCGACTGTCGGCCATCCCGCAGTTCGGCTTCGTCGACGAGCGCAACCGCGAACAGCGCAAGATGTGGATCGACATCCTGCAGCAGGGCATTACCGACGGCTCATTCCGTCAGGACATCGACGTCGACCTGGTCTACCGGTTCATCCGCGACACCACCTGGGTTTCGGTCCGCTGGTATCAACCGGGCGGCCCGCTCTCGGCCGAAGAGGTCGGCCGGCAATACCTCGCCATCGTCCTCGGCGGAATCACCGCCGCCCGTTAG
- a CDS encoding DUF5691 domain-containing protein: protein MSDYQRMISAATVGFGAKPFPDGTFDAPVDDSVGQVSDAADPVGSVLRVAGLYALARRAGQRPEHVEVGSDPAPPETRPLITDTHGFLIERALTVRPILDGALSDIAAAGLRLPPRLIPALLRLQQSGVVTQALWDAIGTGGQWYAIEHYGRNHRALRHVLHGRPTEWPKESDFTHGDTAKRLNWLATARTLDPDRARDLVAQHWTSEDAESRATLLAAFASPEHDADEPFLEAALDDRAVTVRNAAIAVLGARSRSRYLDRMKARAAHIFSVKKSLLGVKIAVHPLPGPDAAAVRDGLSTTKPEAVVARTPIGFWAEVFGAITPEKVARTLSETEHQPVLAALTGSALRGNDPTWAVPLLQRCPPGDYATYFDPATAHPAISAEMIRALTHTAQATPLVRIAASLPRPFAPDIAAALFGSLAGAGWGTARQRREAAAHLAAGYPLDWLPRFARLADLTADQELHTFYATVFELLTLRSDLAKELR from the coding sequence GTGAGCGACTATCAGCGGATGATCTCCGCGGCCACGGTCGGATTCGGTGCGAAACCGTTCCCCGACGGCACATTCGACGCCCCGGTCGACGACAGCGTGGGTCAGGTGTCCGATGCGGCCGATCCGGTCGGGTCGGTGTTGAGAGTGGCCGGTCTCTACGCGCTGGCACGACGGGCCGGGCAGCGTCCCGAACATGTCGAGGTGGGCAGCGATCCCGCGCCTCCGGAAACCCGGCCGCTGATCACCGACACGCACGGTTTTCTGATCGAACGCGCTCTGACCGTGCGCCCGATCCTCGACGGTGCACTCTCCGACATCGCCGCGGCCGGCCTCCGCCTGCCCCCACGTCTGATACCCGCTCTGTTGCGGCTACAGCAGAGTGGCGTTGTGACGCAGGCACTCTGGGACGCGATCGGCACCGGAGGGCAGTGGTACGCCATCGAGCACTACGGTCGCAACCACCGCGCACTGCGCCACGTTCTCCACGGACGGCCCACAGAGTGGCCCAAGGAGTCCGACTTCACCCACGGCGACACCGCCAAGCGCCTGAACTGGCTCGCCACCGCCCGGACGCTCGACCCGGATCGCGCCCGTGATCTGGTGGCCCAGCACTGGACCAGCGAGGACGCCGAATCCCGGGCGACCCTGTTGGCGGCGTTCGCCTCACCCGAACATGACGCCGACGAGCCGTTCCTGGAGGCCGCCCTCGACGACCGGGCGGTCACCGTCCGCAACGCCGCCATCGCCGTGCTCGGCGCGCGGTCCCGCAGCCGCTATCTGGATCGCATGAAAGCCCGTGCCGCCCACATCTTCTCGGTCAAGAAGTCGTTGCTGGGCGTGAAGATCGCGGTCCATCCGCTACCCGGGCCCGACGCCGCTGCGGTTCGTGACGGGCTGAGCACTACCAAGCCGGAGGCCGTCGTCGCCCGCACGCCGATCGGTTTCTGGGCGGAGGTGTTCGGCGCGATCACACCGGAGAAGGTCGCCCGCACACTTTCGGAAACCGAACACCAACCCGTGCTGGCGGCGCTCACCGGCAGTGCGCTACGTGGCAACGATCCCACCTGGGCGGTGCCGCTGTTGCAGCGTTGCCCGCCCGGCGACTACGCCACGTACTTCGACCCGGCCACCGCACATCCGGCGATCTCGGCCGAGATGATCCGCGCGCTCACCCACACCGCGCAGGCCACACCCTTGGTGCGTATCGCCGCGAGCCTGCCGCGACCGTTCGCACCCGATATCGCCGCGGCGTTGTTCGGATCGCTGGCCGGGGCCGGGTGGGGCACCGCACGCCAACGCCGCGAGGCCGCGGCACACCTCGCCGCCGGCTACCCGCTGGACTGGCTGCCGCGCTTCGCGCGCCTCGCCGACCTCACCGCCGACCAAGAACTGCACACGTTCTACGCCACCGTCTTCGAGCTGCTCACGCTGCGATCCGACCTTGCAAAGGAACTCCGATGA
- a CDS encoding cysteine hydrolase gives MTALPVESSSRTTPLDPIALDPRELGYPADNRAAIPPLAKQWEGLDFREILSRPAAFLSISQSNSLYEPGGVQYAEGHAFRGSLEATVKVAKAARSAPNFVSFNWIGFSVFRDDYPKTDFDRVQYDGWTGHIDATPEQIAWDNELVGELRELVEPGDNELYEKALQTAFVGTDLPGALSRQRVEVVVLTGIHLDWCVEGNARAARDHGPLPIVIGDATGAAQPDQERAAFERINNFFAPVITSDQFVEWVAR, from the coding sequence GTGACCGCACTCCCCGTCGAGAGCTCCTCTCGAACCACTCCGCTGGATCCGATTGCGCTCGACCCTCGGGAGCTCGGCTACCCGGCCGACAACCGCGCTGCCATCCCGCCGCTGGCCAAGCAGTGGGAGGGGCTGGACTTCCGCGAGATCCTGTCCCGGCCCGCTGCATTCCTGTCGATCAGCCAGTCCAACTCGCTGTACGAACCGGGCGGGGTCCAATACGCCGAAGGGCATGCGTTCCGCGGCAGTCTTGAGGCAACCGTGAAGGTGGCGAAGGCGGCGCGTTCAGCGCCGAACTTCGTGTCGTTCAACTGGATCGGGTTCTCGGTGTTCCGCGACGACTACCCGAAGACCGATTTCGACCGGGTGCAGTACGACGGCTGGACCGGCCACATCGACGCCACCCCCGAGCAGATCGCCTGGGACAACGAACTCGTGGGCGAATTGCGTGAGCTGGTTGAGCCCGGCGACAACGAGTTGTATGAAAAGGCGCTGCAGACGGCGTTCGTCGGCACCGATCTGCCAGGAGCGTTGAGCCGGCAGCGGGTGGAGGTAGTGGTGCTCACCGGGATCCACCTCGATTGGTGCGTGGAAGGCAATGCGCGCGCGGCCCGCGATCACGGCCCTTTGCCGATCGTGATCGGCGATGCGACCGGTGCGGCCCAGCCCGACCAGGAGCGGGCAGCGTTCGAGCGGATCAACAATTTCTTCGCGCCGGTGATCACCTCGGACCAGTTCGTGGAGTGGGTCGCCCGCTGA
- a CDS encoding response regulator transcription factor, translating to MKRILVVDDEPTILSAVATRLRAEAFEVDTAIDGPSAVATAAATQPDLVVLDVMLPGFDGLEVCRRIQAERAVPVLMLTARSDETDMLIGLGIGADDYLTKPFSMRELVARVRVLLRRVDRAVGDQPLSVGDYRIDLAERRVHHGDREIHLTRTEFDLLTFLAGRPRAAVARETLLEQVWGWASEVESRTVDSHVKALRRKLGSELIRTVHGVGYALEVPR from the coding sequence GTGAAGCGAATCCTGGTGGTCGACGACGAGCCGACCATCCTGTCCGCGGTGGCCACGCGGCTCCGTGCCGAGGCGTTCGAGGTCGACACCGCCATCGACGGACCGTCGGCGGTGGCAACCGCCGCGGCGACCCAGCCGGATCTCGTGGTGCTCGACGTGATGCTGCCGGGCTTCGACGGGCTGGAGGTGTGCCGGCGCATCCAGGCCGAGCGTGCCGTGCCGGTGCTGATGCTGACCGCCCGCAGCGACGAGACCGACATGCTGATCGGTTTGGGCATCGGTGCCGACGACTACCTGACCAAACCGTTCAGCATGCGCGAACTGGTGGCTCGGGTTCGTGTCCTGTTGCGCCGGGTCGATCGGGCCGTCGGTGACCAGCCACTGTCGGTGGGTGACTACCGCATCGACCTGGCGGAGCGTCGAGTCCACCACGGTGATCGCGAGATCCACCTCACCCGAACCGAATTCGACCTGCTGACCTTCCTGGCCGGCCGGCCCAGGGCCGCGGTGGCCCGCGAGACACTGCTGGAGCAGGTCTGGGGTTGGGCGTCGGAGGTGGAGAGCCGCACGGTCGACAGCCACGTCAAGGCGTTGCGCCGCAAGCTCGGTTCCGAGCTGATCCGGACGGTGCACGGGGTCGGCTACGCGCTCGAGGTCCCTCGGTGA
- a CDS encoding DUF4153 domain-containing protein, protein MTTMVPGLPPYPGQQGMLPPMIGPALPTSGEPGWTVWSRRVWPIAPLASAPRRLLMIAMVAGLIGTAVWRPSVLSIGYLVVGTMVFAAVYGTAERRPTRTECAGIGLTLALLAVPAVLAAEWLGVLCIVAAWIVGWCTLFGGRTWTAVFAGPFLPWGLPARVGGWVRRGVPNRAGVANPGRIAVVIGLTVVLVVVFGALFASADAAFAHFVGNLVPAFDGGEAIARVVVFGIVASFVLGGAYLTRFPPRLDAMAPSPMKPVPRWEWALPLGVLDALFIAFVVVQAAVLFGGHTHVLETEGLTYAEYARQGFWQLLWVSTLTLLVLAVVIRVAGRADAGDRRVLRALVGVLCATSVVVVISAIHRMWLYQQAYGFSTDRVMVVTIELWLGAVFLLVAATGIRMSGRWLPHAVLVAGVVALLGLAALNPERLVADRNIDRFEQTGALDAEYLSGLSSDIDPALHRLPAHIRACVRSDGPDSDPWYEFNLSRSRADRPVVTDLPEYCSEYWSYDYR, encoded by the coding sequence ATGACGACGATGGTCCCGGGGTTACCGCCCTATCCGGGGCAGCAGGGGATGCTACCGCCGATGATCGGACCGGCCTTGCCGACCTCTGGCGAGCCTGGATGGACGGTGTGGTCGCGGCGGGTCTGGCCGATCGCGCCACTGGCTTCGGCGCCCCGCCGGCTTCTGATGATCGCGATGGTCGCCGGTCTGATCGGCACGGCGGTGTGGCGGCCGTCGGTGCTCAGCATCGGGTACCTGGTCGTCGGGACGATGGTGTTCGCCGCGGTGTACGGCACCGCCGAGCGTCGGCCCACGCGCACGGAGTGCGCCGGCATCGGGCTCACCCTCGCGCTGCTCGCCGTTCCCGCCGTGCTGGCCGCCGAATGGCTGGGCGTGCTGTGCATCGTGGCGGCCTGGATTGTCGGCTGGTGCACGTTGTTCGGCGGACGGACCTGGACCGCGGTGTTCGCCGGGCCGTTTCTGCCGTGGGGCTTGCCGGCTCGGGTGGGCGGCTGGGTGCGGCGCGGAGTGCCGAACCGGGCGGGCGTCGCGAACCCCGGCCGCATCGCCGTCGTCATCGGTCTCACCGTGGTGCTGGTGGTCGTGTTCGGCGCGTTGTTCGCCTCGGCGGACGCGGCTTTCGCGCATTTCGTCGGCAACCTGGTACCGGCCTTCGACGGCGGCGAGGCCATCGCACGTGTCGTGGTGTTCGGGATCGTGGCGTCGTTCGTTCTCGGCGGTGCCTACCTGACGCGGTTTCCACCACGCCTGGATGCCATGGCCCCGTCGCCGATGAAGCCGGTCCCGCGGTGGGAGTGGGCGCTGCCGCTCGGGGTGCTCGACGCATTGTTCATCGCGTTTGTGGTGGTGCAAGCGGCGGTGCTGTTCGGCGGTCACACCCACGTGCTGGAAACCGAAGGGTTGACGTACGCCGAGTACGCCAGGCAGGGATTCTGGCAGCTGCTGTGGGTGTCGACGCTGACTCTGCTGGTGCTCGCGGTGGTGATCCGGGTCGCCGGCCGGGCGGACGCCGGCGATCGCCGGGTGCTGCGGGCGCTGGTCGGAGTCCTGTGCGCCACATCCGTTGTCGTGGTGATCTCGGCGATTCACCGGATGTGGCTGTACCAGCAGGCATACGGCTTCAGCACCGATCGGGTCATGGTGGTGACCATCGAACTGTGGCTGGGCGCGGTGTTCCTGCTCGTGGCCGCGACCGGGATCCGAATGTCGGGGCGGTGGCTGCCGCACGCGGTGCTGGTGGCCGGGGTGGTGGCGCTGCTCGGTCTGGCGGCACTCAATCCCGAGCGGCTCGTCGCCGATCGCAACATCGACCGCTTCGAGCAGACCGGCGCGCTCGACGCCGAGTATCTGTCCGGGTTGTCCTCTGACATCGATCCCGCGCTGCACCGCCTGCCCGCGCACATCCGGGCCTGCGTGCGATCTGATGGTCCGGATTCGGACCCGTGGTATGAGTTCAATCTGTCGCGGTCGCGGGCTGACCGACCGGTGGTGACCGATCTACCGGAGTATTGCTCGGAGTACTGGTCATACGACTACCGGTAG